Proteins encoded in a region of the Phacochoerus africanus isolate WHEZ1 chromosome 8, ROS_Pafr_v1, whole genome shotgun sequence genome:
- the SMG9 gene encoding nonsense-mediated mRNA decay factor SMG9 isoform X3 yields the protein MSESGHSQPGLYGMERRRRWKEPGPGGPQNLSGPGGRERDYIAPWERERRDGSEEPGTAVMQKTPIILSKPPAERSKQTAPPAAPAAPPAPAPLEKPIVLMKPREEGKGPAASTPASTPEGTAPPPPVAPAPPKGEKEGQRPTQPVYQIQNRGMGTAAPAAMDPVVGQAKLLPPERMKHSIKLVDDQMNWCDSAIEYLLDQTDVLVVGVLGLQGTGKSMVMSLLSANTPEEDQRAYVFRAQSAEMKERGGNQTSGIDFFITQERIVFLDTQPILSPSILDHLINNDRKLPPEYNLPHTYVEMQVRGPSQAGGPRGGAGCGLAYVLLHKSPGSPRSWRESPAPSQSLQIAAFLFTVCHVVIVVQDWFTDLSLYSHRDPWKAQVGLGRCPLVLCRHTDTQPSAICSRHSEENPESFCVAYRVPLAAAPGTTPTVPTAFPVSLLPSPCGLIPVPRATQDLCSPRPFPRMSAPPATSFRWTPAPLTCRCRLSCDCPTVTLLDSPSLPRTV from the exons ATGTCTGAGTCTGGGCACAGTCAGCCTGGGCTCTACGGCATGGAGAGGCGGCGGCGGTGGAAGGAGCCAGGCCCTGGCGGCCCCCAGAATCTCTCGGGGCCTGGCGGTCGGGAGAGGGACTACATCGCCCCCTGGGAAAGAGAGAGACGG GATGGCAGTGAAGAGCCGGGCACGGCCGTCATGCAGAAAACGCCCATCATCCTCTCAAAGCCTCCAGCAGAGCGG TCAAAGCAGACGGCgcccccagcagcccctgccGCCCCGCCTGCTCCGGCCCCTCTCGAGAAGCCCATCGTCCTCATGAAACCacgggaggaggggaaagggccTGCGGCCTCGACCCCCGCCTCAACCCCCGAGGGCactgccccacccccgcctgtGGCCCCCGCGCCGcccaagggggagaaggaagggcagCGGCCCACACAGCCTGTGTACCAGATCCAAAACCGGGGCATGGGCACTGCCGCGCCAGCAGCCATGGACC CTGTCGTGGGCCAGGCCAAGCTGCTCCCCCCGGAGCGCATGAAGCACAGCATCAAGTTGGTGGATGACCAGATGAATTGGTGCGACAGCGCCATCGAG TACCTGTTGGATCAGACCGATGTGCTGGTGGTTGGTGTCCTGGGCCTCCAGGGGACAGGCAAGTCCATGGTCATGTCGTTGTTGTCAGCCAACACTCCTGAAGAGGACCAGAG GGCGTATGTTTTCCGGGCCCAGAGCGCTGAAATGAAGGAGCGAGGGGGCAACCAGACCAGTGGCATCGACTTCTTCATTACCCAAGAGCGGATCGTCTTCCTGGACACACAG CCCATCCTCAGCCCCTCCATCCTGGACCACCTCATCAACAACGACCGCAAGCTGCCTCCTGAGTACAACCTGCCCCACACCTACGTGGAGATGCAGGTGAGGGGGCCAAGCCAGGCTGGGGGACCTCGAG GCGGAGCTGGATGTGGGCTGGCCTACGTCCTACTTCACAAGAGCCCTGGGAGCcccaggagctggagggagagCCCAGCACCAAGTCAG TCGCTCCAGATCGCTGCCTTCCTCTTCACCGTGTGCCACGTGGTGATTGTCGTCCAGGACTGGTTCACAGACCTCAGTCTGTATAG CCACAGGGACCCTTGGAAAGCACAAGTGGGCCTGGGTCGCTGCCCCCTAGTTCTCTGTCGGCACACGGACACGCAACCCTCCGCGATCTGCTCGCGTCACTCAGAAGAAAATCCTGAGTCCTTCTGTGTGGCTTATAGGGTCCCACTTGCTGCGGCCCCAGGCACCACACCAACCGTTCCCACCGCTTTCCCTGTCTCCCTCCTTCCAAGCCCTTGCGGCCTCATTCCCGTTCCCCGTGCCACGCAGGACCTCTGCTCCCCTCGTCCCTTCCCACGAATGTCAGCCCCCCCCGCCACGTCCTTCAGGTGGACCCCGGCCCCCCTGACTTGCCGATGCCGCCTCTCCTGTGACTGTCCCACAGTCACCCTGCTGGATTCTCCTTCACTGCCCAGGACGGTGTAG